The following are encoded together in the Mycteria americana isolate JAX WOST 10 ecotype Jacksonville Zoo and Gardens chromosome 2, USCA_MyAme_1.0, whole genome shotgun sequence genome:
- the TTPA gene encoding alpha-tocopherol transfer protein has product MSQGPPGAERLNDLPDHSPRVRSAVAELRRRAEAEPGQRWPQPLADAFLVRFLRARDFHLDLAWRLLKNYQKWRIECPEISVDLQPSSVLGLLHAGYHGVLRSRDPHGSKVLIYRIGQWDPKLFTAYDVFRVSLITSELIVKEIETQRNGVKAIFDLQGWRFAHAFQISPAVAKKIAAVLTDSFPLKVRGIHLINEPLFFHPVFALIKPFLTEKIKERVYMHGNNYMQSLTEHFPVSILPQEYGGEEVSIEELAKDWTDFIMASADYLQSISLVAQE; this is encoded by the exons atgtCGCAGGGGCCGCCGGGCGCGGAGCGCTTGAACGACCTGCCCGACCACTCGCCGCGGGTGCGCAGCGCCGTGGCCGAgctgcggcggcgggcggaggcagAGCCTGGCCAGCGCTGGCCGCAGCCCCTCGCCGACGCCTTCCTGGTGAGGTTCCTGCGCGCCCGAGACTTCCACCTGGACCTGGCCTGGAGG ttactgaAGAATTACCAGAAGTGGAGAATTGAATGCCCAGAAATAAGTGTGGATTTACAGCCATCTTCTGTTCTTGGTCTTTTGCATGCTGGCTATCATGGAGTCCTGAGATCAAGGGACCCACATGGAAGCAAAGTTCTAATATACAGAATTG GACAATGGGATCCCAAGTTATTTACGGCATACGATGTGTTCCGTGTAAGTCTTATCACGTCTGAACTCATTGTAAAGGAGATTGAGACTCAGCGGAATGGAGTCAAGGCTATCTTTGATCTTCAAGGGTGGCGATTTGCTCATGCATTTCAAATCAGTCCAGCAGTGGCCAAGAAAATTGCTGCTGTGCTCACA GATTCCTTTCCACTAAAAGTTCGAGGTATCCACTTGATTAATGAGCCTTTATTCTTCCACCCAGTCTTCGCTCTAATTAAGccttttctcactgaaaaaataaaagaacgg gTGTATATGCATGGAAATAACTACATGCAGAGTCTGACTGAACACTTCCCAGTCAGCATTCTCCCACAGGAATATGGGGGGGAGGAAGTCTCCATTGAAGAGCTGGCCAAGGACTGGACTGACTTTATAATGGCATCTGCAGATTATCTTCAGAGCATTTCTCTGGTTGCCCAGGAATAA
- the GGH gene encoding gamma-glutamyl hydrolase encodes MAMGRLAGLPSLPAATLLLLLLLRCAAAASVVLRGRLAEGNDKPIVGILSQECHFEKFHRFGSSYIAASYVKFLESAGARVVPIRLNLSDEEYDKIFHSINGVLFPGGGVDLKTSEYSRVAKIFYHKALKANDKGDYFPVWGTCLGHEELTYLTSGKVLLVNTKTDGFALPLNFTSAAKDSRLFKNFPDDVLHALATEPLASNFHMWSLSMENFTKNEKLRNFYNVLTTNTDGEVEFISTMEAYKYPIYGVQWHPEKNPFEWKNSPGIPHSPSAVRAAYYIADFFINEARKSLHHFPSEDEEAKELIYNYSPIYTGTFSSFQQIYFFD; translated from the exons ATGGCTATGGGGCGCCTCGCAGGGCTTCCTTCCCTCCCGGCCGccacccttctcctcctcctcttgctccgCTGCGCTGCCGCAGCCTCAGTCGTGCTGCGCGGCCGCCTGGCCGAGGGCAACGACAAACCCATCGTTG GGATATTGTCACAGGAATGTCACTTTGAGAAGTTCCACAGATTTGGAAGTTCTTATATTGCAGCTTCATATGTGAAGTTTTTAGAATCTGCCGGTGCTCGAGTTGTGCCAATAAG ATTAAATCTTTCAGATGAAGAATATGATAAAATATTCCACTCTATTAATGG GGTACTTTTTCCAGGAGGTGGTGTGGATCTTAAGACTTCGGAATATTCCAGGGTCGCTAAGATATTTTACCACAAGGCATTAAAG gcTAACGATAAAGGAGATTATTTCCCAGTATGGGGAACATGTCTTGGACACGAAGAGCTTACGTATCTCACAAGTGGCAAAGTTTTACTTGTTAATACCAAGACAGATGGTTTTGCACTCCCTCTGAACTTTACCTCAG CTGCAAAAGACAGTAGATTATTCAAGAATTTCCCTGATGATGTATTACATGCACTTGCTACTGAGCCGTTGGCATCAAACTTTCATATGTGGAGCCTCTCCATGGAG AATTTCACAAAGAATGAAAAGCTTCGTAATTTCTATAATGTTTTGACCACTAACACTGATGGTGAAGTGGAGTTTATATCTACCATGGAAG CATACAAATATCCAATTTATGGCGTCCAGTGGCATCCAGAGAAAAATCCTTTTGAGTGGAAGAATTCACCAGGCATTCCACATTCCCCATCAGCTGTAAGAGCAGCATATTATATAGCTGACTTCTTCATTAATGAAG CCCGGAAGAGCCTGCACCATTTTCCCAGTGAAGATGAGGAAGCAAAAGAATTGATTTATAATTATAGTCCAATTTATACaggaacattttcttcatttcagcaaatCTATTTTTTTGATTGA